The window TCGATCGAAACGTCCGAGCCCAGCGAGAGCGTGACGCTGTCGTCGGCGATCACGGCCACGGAGGCGGTGCGGACGATGCGCGCCCCGCCCTCCCCGTCGTAGTGGACCTTGAAGTTCTGGCGGGACTTGAAGGCCGTGCCGGGCGGCACGAGGAGCGAGATCTGCTTGGGGGGGGTGACCCCGCCCACCTCGAGCTCGATTGGATCGTCGCCCAGCTGGATCCTGAGCCTCTGGCCCGGGGTGGGCAGGGGCGCGAGCAGGCTATGGGCCATGCTCAGCAGCTCCTTGGTCTCGATCGGCTTGAGGAGGGCCCCCTGGGCGCCGTAGGCGGGCGAGTAACGCTTGTGGCGCTCGTCGGTGGAGAGCAGGAGCACCGGCAGGTGCTGGGTCGCCTCGTTGCCGCGCAGGATCTGGCACAGCTCGAGGCCGCTCTTCCCGGGCAGGCCCACGTCGGCGATCATCAGATCCGGGGGCTGCCTGGTGCAGAGCGTGAGGGCTTCCATGCCGTCGCTGGCCAGGAGCAGGTCGTATCCGGCCTGTTGAAGGGTCATGGTGAGGTTGCGTTGCATGAGCCGAGAGCTGTCGGCCACCAGAATTGTCGGCATGATGTTTGCATACCCA of the Pantanalinema sp. genome contains:
- a CDS encoding response regulator, translating into MPTILVADSSRLMQRNLTMTLQQAGYDLLLASDGMEALTLCTRQPPDLMIADVGLPGKSGLELCQILRGNEATQHLPVLLLSTDERHKRYSPAYGAQGALLKPIETKELLSMAHSLLAPLPTPGQRLRIQLGDDPIELEVGGVTPPKQISLLVPPGTAFKSRQNFKVHYDGEGGARIVRTASVAVIADDSVTLSLGSDVSIEQRRRHFRKQVEIPVRYKLPGDFYRLGRTLDISGGGMRFAATGCQPPIGLEIDFQLVLDPSIFITVTGAVRRLAPAGNGVFEIGVEFLAIDPSVQQELTMFLFASAELGAKA